In a single window of the Phaeobacter sp. G2 genome:
- the purD gene encoding phosphoribosylamine--glycine ligase, whose protein sequence is MNILILGSGGREHALAWAVMQNPKCDKLIVAPGNAGIAQIAECASLDIMDGAAVTIFVEQNAIGFVIIGPEAPLAAGVADRLRDAGVLVFGPSEAAARLEASKSFTKEVCDAAQAPTAGYGHFTEAEAAKAHIRQHGAPTVVKADGLAAGKGVIIAMTEDEALAAIDDMFGGAFGGAGAEVVIEEFMEGEEASLFVLVDGEEVLSIGSAQDHKRVGERDTGPNTGGMGAYSPAPVLTPEIEAKAMEEIVKPTMKVMAERGMPYQGVLYAGLMIKDGQPRLVEYNVRFGDPECQVLMMRLGAQALDLMQAAAEGRLAEARVNWGDDHAITVVMAANGYPGSYEKGTVIKGLDALPEDSSNMVFHAGTAAKDGTIVATGGRVLNVTARGNSLKEARDRAYAMADQIDWSEGFLRRDIGWRALD, encoded by the coding sequence ATGAATATTCTTATCCTTGGCAGTGGCGGGCGCGAACATGCCCTGGCCTGGGCGGTGATGCAGAACCCAAAATGTGACAAGCTGATCGTTGCGCCCGGCAATGCCGGCATCGCCCAGATCGCCGAATGCGCCAGTCTCGACATCATGGACGGGGCTGCGGTCACCATCTTTGTCGAACAAAACGCCATTGGCTTTGTCATCATCGGCCCCGAAGCACCACTGGCCGCAGGTGTGGCGGATCGTCTGCGCGACGCCGGCGTCCTGGTCTTTGGTCCCTCCGAAGCCGCCGCGCGGCTTGAGGCCTCCAAAAGCTTTACCAAAGAGGTCTGTGATGCGGCACAGGCCCCAACTGCTGGCTATGGCCACTTCACCGAGGCCGAGGCGGCCAAGGCCCATATTCGCCAGCACGGCGCGCCGACCGTGGTTAAGGCGGATGGCCTGGCTGCGGGCAAGGGCGTGATCATCGCCATGACCGAAGACGAAGCCCTGGCGGCGATTGACGATATGTTTGGCGGCGCCTTTGGTGGCGCTGGCGCCGAAGTGGTGATCGAGGAGTTCATGGAGGGCGAAGAGGCTTCGCTCTTTGTGTTGGTCGACGGGGAAGAGGTGCTGTCGATTGGCTCCGCCCAGGATCACAAACGCGTCGGCGAACGCGATACCGGCCCCAATACCGGTGGCATGGGGGCCTATTCCCCGGCGCCAGTATTGACTCCCGAAATCGAAGCCAAAGCGATGGAAGAGATTGTCAAACCCACCATGAAGGTTATGGCAGAACGCGGCATGCCCTATCAGGGTGTGCTCTATGCTGGTTTGATGATCAAGGACGGTCAGCCCCGTCTGGTGGAATACAACGTGCGCTTTGGCGATCCTGAATGTCAGGTGCTGATGATGCGCTTGGGTGCCCAGGCGCTGGACCTGATGCAGGCCGCCGCCGAGGGTCGCCTCGCCGAGGCTCGGGTCAACTGGGGCGATGACCATGCCATCACCGTGGTCATGGCGGCCAATGGCTACCCGGGCTCCTATGAAAAGGGCACCGTGATCAAAGGCTTGGATGCTCTGCCTGAAGACAGCTCCAATATGGTTTTTCATGCGGGCACTGCCGCAAAGGATGGCACCATTGTTGCCACAGGGGGACGCGTTCTCAATGTGACCGCACGGGGCAATAGCCTGAAAGAAGCCCGCGACCGCGCCTATGCCATGGCAGATCAGATTGACTGGTCCGAGGGCTTTTTGCGCCGCGATATCGGCTGGCGCGCGCTCGACTAA
- a CDS encoding LuxR C-terminal-related transcriptional regulator: MEQQPCSDTLDQLFGAGDLAKLAFEFAPVGIVVTENRVLRECNQRFCQMFRYTHAELVDQLFAFLYPSEEEFQNLETRGDKILSQGNPYWDERVMRRKTGELFWVRVRGHTFTPDTPLGRAVWSFADLSTQRPYLPLTRREREVYSLLGEGQTSKEIARTLNLSYRTVEVHRARLLKKMGVNNTASLFSSLGDIGGDHVVRNAPS, translated from the coding sequence ATGGAACAACAGCCCTGTTCGGACACGCTAGACCAGCTTTTCGGCGCAGGAGATCTGGCCAAGCTGGCTTTTGAATTTGCACCTGTTGGCATTGTGGTCACGGAAAACCGGGTTCTGCGCGAATGCAATCAGCGCTTTTGCCAGATGTTTCGCTATACCCATGCAGAGCTCGTGGATCAGCTTTTTGCCTTTCTCTACCCTTCTGAAGAAGAATTTCAGAACCTAGAAACCCGCGGCGACAAGATCCTCAGCCAGGGCAATCCCTATTGGGATGAACGGGTCATGCGGCGCAAAACAGGAGAGCTGTTCTGGGTCAGGGTGCGCGGCCATACCTTTACCCCCGACACCCCGCTTGGGCGTGCGGTCTGGAGCTTCGCCGATCTCTCAACCCAGCGCCCGTATCTGCCACTGACCCGGCGCGAACGCGAAGTCTATTCGCTGCTGGGCGAGGGACAGACCAGCAAGGAAATTGCCCGCACCTTGAACCTCAGCTACCGCACGGTCGAGGTGCATCGCGCCCGGTTGCTCAAGAAGATGGGGGTGAACAATACCGCCAGCCTGTTTTCCTCGCTGGGCGACATCGGCGGCGACCATGTTGTGCGCAACGCCCCCTCGTAA
- a CDS encoding VCBS repeat-containing protein encodes MIPRTMARRLMSRLWFGHIRRAWQGVLLWPVIALGPSFAAEGMGPNDIGHRPPPPVWPAEVLQATFITPTTRYGHGVLGDAVEWAGLRISFAAPGQPPWAIEIELPADHVFEDLQPRLVDLNLDGRPDAAMVVETDMALGAALALYGAQGKIAETPHIGRANRWLAPVAAGDLDGDGRVELAYVDRPHLAKTLRIWRFEAGTLTPVAAQAGLTNHRIGDDFITSGLRSCADGPELILVDAGWNRLVAARLAAGKISRRDIGPFGAQSSLEAALACQ; translated from the coding sequence ATGATCCCGCGGACCATGGCGCGGCGTCTGATGTCGCGCCTTTGGTTCGGGCACATCCGCCGCGCGTGGCAAGGGGTCCTGTTGTGGCCAGTGATCGCTCTTGGCCCATCTTTCGCGGCCGAAGGAATGGGGCCGAATGACATTGGCCATAGGCCGCCGCCGCCGGTGTGGCCCGCTGAAGTGCTGCAAGCGACATTCATCACGCCAACCACCCGTTATGGCCACGGGGTTTTAGGGGATGCGGTTGAGTGGGCTGGTCTGAGAATCTCCTTTGCCGCGCCAGGGCAGCCCCCCTGGGCAATCGAGATAGAGCTTCCTGCCGATCACGTCTTTGAGGACTTGCAGCCGCGGCTGGTTGACCTCAATCTGGATGGGCGTCCTGATGCGGCAATGGTGGTTGAGACCGATATGGCGCTGGGGGCAGCGCTGGCTCTTTATGGGGCCCAGGGCAAGATTGCCGAGACACCTCATATTGGCCGGGCCAACCGCTGGCTGGCGCCAGTCGCTGCGGGTGACCTTGACGGTGACGGACGGGTGGAGCTTGCCTACGTGGATCGGCCGCATCTGGCAAAAACCCTGCGCATCTGGCGGTTTGAGGCGGGAACTCTCACCCCGGTTGCTGCGCAGGCGGGCTTGACCAACCATCGTATTGGTGACGATTTTATCACCTCAGGCCTGCGGAGTTGCGCGGACGGACCTGAGCTGATCCTCGTTGATGCCGGTTGGAACAGGCTGGTCGCCGCGCGATTGGCGGCGGGCAAGATCAGCCGCCGCGACATTGGCCCTTTTGGCGCTCAGTCCAGCCTAGAGGCCGCGCTGGCCTGCCAGTAA
- a CDS encoding 2Fe-2S iron-sulfur cluster-binding protein, translated as MAKITYVEHNGTEHVVEVANGLTVMEGARDNNVPGIEADCGGACACSTCHVYIHPDWVEKLPAKDDMEEDMLDFAFEPDSARSRLTCQVKVTDALDGLIVQMPEKQI; from the coding sequence ATGGCAAAGATTACCTATGTCGAACACAATGGCACGGAGCATGTTGTGGAAGTAGCCAATGGCCTGACCGTGATGGAAGGCGCCCGTGACAACAATGTTCCGGGGATTGAAGCAGATTGTGGCGGGGCCTGCGCCTGCTCCACCTGCCATGTCTATATTCACCCGGATTGGGTGGAAAAGCTTCCGGCGAAGGATGACATGGAAGAAGATATGTTGGATTTTGCCTTTGAACCGGATTCGGCGCGCTCGCGTTTGACCTGTCAGGTCAAAGTGACAGATGCGCTGGACGGCCTGATTGTCCAGATGCCTGAAAAACAGATCTGA
- a CDS encoding peptidoglycan-binding protein, with protein MTKSSAPLVARLSLVLTIGLGACMPLEPAVGTGTNAPEAPPGAPPGTCWHRNTSPAVIQTVTDQVLVTAAVADATGQIIQPAVFRTVTRQDIVQPRRDTWLETPCPEQLTPEFTASLQRALAARGYYRGATTGQINRATRLAIRRYQKETGLDSSTLSLDTARQLGLIAIAH; from the coding sequence ATGACCAAATCCTCCGCACCCCTTGTTGCGCGCCTGTCGCTTGTGTTGACCATTGGCCTGGGCGCCTGCATGCCCCTGGAACCGGCAGTCGGCACTGGCACCAATGCTCCAGAGGCTCCGCCTGGTGCACCGCCCGGCACCTGTTGGCACCGCAACACCAGCCCTGCGGTCATTCAAACCGTTACGGATCAGGTTCTTGTCACCGCCGCTGTGGCAGATGCAACGGGCCAAATCATCCAACCGGCGGTGTTTCGCACCGTTACCCGCCAGGATATCGTCCAACCCCGGCGTGACACCTGGCTCGAAACCCCCTGCCCGGAGCAACTGACACCGGAATTCACCGCCTCGCTGCAACGCGCCCTTGCGGCGCGGGGCTATTACCGTGGTGCAACAACCGGGCAGATCAATCGCGCAACCAGACTGGCCATCCGCCGCTACCAAAAGGAAACGGGACTGGATAGCAGCACCCTATCGCTGGACACCGCCCGACAGTTGGGACTGATCGCCATCGCCCACTAG
- a CDS encoding Crp/Fnr family transcriptional regulator — MRNDRLPKTGFLSAASAPLREMLESQASELRLSNGEVLFEQGDTGDAFYAITQGSLEFSILSASGRKLSLDLMRPGAVFGEIVLFDPGPRTATVTAAEPSRLLRLRNRDILNQIQQHPELAGDLLRLAGQRMRWMNMQLNEQVFLPMPVRLARKLLYLVPDTGNGRLALSQTELAEYVGATREAVSKTLSNWKRSQLIEISRGGLQILDRSALGLLAEPESI, encoded by the coding sequence ATGCGAAACGACCGCCTGCCAAAGACTGGATTTTTGTCTGCCGCATCGGCCCCGCTGCGGGAAATGCTGGAAAGCCAGGCCAGCGAACTGCGTCTCTCTAACGGGGAGGTTCTGTTTGAACAGGGCGATACCGGGGACGCCTTTTACGCCATCACCCAGGGCTCTCTTGAGTTCTCCATCCTCTCGGCCTCGGGTCGGAAACTCTCGCTTGATCTGATGCGCCCCGGTGCCGTCTTTGGCGAGATCGTTTTGTTCGACCCCGGTCCGCGCACCGCCACGGTGACCGCGGCAGAGCCAAGCCGTTTGCTGCGCCTGCGCAACCGAGATATTCTGAACCAGATCCAGCAACATCCGGAACTGGCCGGGGACCTGCTGCGGCTGGCTGGACAACGCATGAGATGGATGAATATGCAGCTGAACGAGCAGGTGTTCCTGCCGATGCCGGTACGCCTGGCACGGAAGCTGCTCTATCTGGTACCGGACACTGGCAATGGCCGACTGGCCCTGTCGCAGACCGAACTGGCAGAATATGTTGGTGCGACCCGCGAAGCCGTGTCAAAGACCCTGTCGAATTGGAAACGCAGCCAGTTGATTGAAATCAGCCGTGGCGGCTTGCAAATTCTGGACCGCAGCGCCCTAGGGCTGCTGGCCGAACCAGAATCGATCTAA
- a CDS encoding thermonuclease family protein produces the protein MELHSIQRLSGVLTPLLTVPGGAFRIVEGDLLALGNLRIRLVGIEAPEVAQLCNSAQGDSWECAAEAEDRIRDVLRTAERIECFSNDRDSYGHYLASCKADGLDVGGLLVAEGLVWPDQEQGYYQPEAAQAQAASRGIWQAETPSPSDWRRQQD, from the coding sequence ATGGAACTGCACAGCATTCAGCGTCTTTCGGGGGTGTTGACTCCCCTGCTGACGGTGCCAGGTGGTGCTTTTCGCATTGTTGAGGGGGATTTGCTGGCACTCGGCAATCTGCGCATTCGTCTGGTTGGCATTGAAGCGCCAGAAGTTGCCCAGCTGTGCAATTCTGCGCAGGGCGATTCCTGGGAATGCGCGGCAGAGGCTGAGGACCGTATCCGGGACGTGCTGCGCACTGCCGAGCGCATTGAGTGCTTTAGCAATGATCGCGACAGCTACGGTCACTACCTGGCCTCCTGCAAGGCAGACGGGCTGGATGTGGGGGGGCTATTGGTGGCCGAAGGTTTGGTCTGGCCTGACCAAGAGCAGGGGTATTACCAACCTGAAGCTGCCCAGGCGCAGGCCGCCAGCCGCGGGATTTGGCAGGCAGAGACGCCTTCGCCTTCTGACTGGCGCAGGCAACAGGACTAG
- a CDS encoding Do family serine endopeptidase, which yields MWRVLWLGMLSLVLVMAQMLSAQARPESLAPLADEVSPAVVNITTTTVIEGRTGPQGIVPEGSPFEDFFREFQDRNGGNNGGNGNRPQRSSALGSGFVISEDGYIVTNNHVIADADEIEIEFFPGDGQPKELLPAKVIGTDPNTDIALLKVEAPAPLKFVSFGDSDTARVGDWVVAMGNPLGQGFSLSAGIVSARNRELSGSYDDYIQTDAAINRGNSGGPLFNMAGEVVGVNTAILSPNGGSIGIGFSMASNVVSKVVVQLKEFGETRRGWLGVRIQDVTDDVAEAMGLDKAKGALVTDVPDGPSKEAGLQAGDVILSFDGAVVENTRSLVRTVGNTEVGKTVRVVVYREGKTETLKVTLGRREDAERQANSTTGDNSEPPKVTEKELLGLSVGLLTDQIRGELNLPAGTDGLVILSVNEVSEAWEKGLRAGDVITEAGQQKVATISELETRISEAKEAGRKSLLLLVRRNGDPRFVALNLLK from the coding sequence ATGTGGCGCGTGCTTTGGCTGGGGATGCTCAGCCTGGTGTTGGTCATGGCGCAGATGCTTTCTGCGCAGGCCCGCCCGGAAAGCCTGGCCCCCCTGGCGGATGAGGTCAGCCCGGCGGTGGTGAATATCACCACCACCACAGTAATCGAAGGTCGTACAGGTCCCCAGGGCATTGTGCCCGAAGGCTCTCCCTTTGAGGATTTTTTCCGCGAATTCCAGGACCGCAACGGTGGCAACAATGGCGGTAACGGCAATCGCCCGCAGCGCTCCTCTGCGCTTGGGTCGGGCTTTGTCATCTCGGAAGATGGCTATATCGTTACCAACAACCACGTGATTGCGGATGCCGATGAGATCGAGATCGAATTCTTCCCCGGCGATGGCCAGCCCAAGGAGCTGTTGCCCGCCAAGGTGATTGGCACCGATCCCAATACCGATATTGCCCTGCTTAAAGTCGAAGCTCCAGCGCCGCTGAAGTTTGTGAGCTTTGGCGACAGCGATACCGCCCGCGTTGGCGATTGGGTTGTGGCCATGGGCAACCCGCTGGGCCAGGGATTTTCGCTCTCTGCCGGGATCGTCTCTGCCCGCAACCGCGAGCTTTCGGGATCTTATGACGACTACATCCAGACCGATGCGGCGATCAACCGAGGCAACTCTGGTGGTCCCTTGTTCAACATGGCAGGCGAAGTGGTTGGGGTGAATACCGCAATCCTGTCTCCCAATGGCGGCTCCATTGGCATTGGCTTTTCAATGGCGTCCAATGTGGTGAGCAAGGTTGTGGTGCAGCTGAAAGAATTCGGGGAGACCCGTCGCGGCTGGCTGGGTGTGCGCATTCAGGATGTGACTGACGATGTGGCCGAAGCCATGGGCCTGGACAAAGCCAAGGGCGCACTGGTGACGGATGTGCCCGATGGCCCCTCCAAAGAGGCAGGCCTGCAGGCGGGGGATGTGATCCTCAGCTTTGACGGGGCAGTGGTCGAAAACACTCGCAGCCTGGTGCGTACCGTTGGCAATACCGAAGTTGGCAAGACGGTTCGGGTGGTTGTCTATCGTGAAGGCAAAACCGAGACCCTGAAAGTGACTCTTGGCCGTCGCGAAGATGCCGAACGCCAGGCGAACAGCACCACCGGTGACAACAGTGAGCCACCAAAAGTCACCGAGAAAGAGCTTCTTGGTCTGTCTGTTGGGCTCTTGACCGACCAGATTCGCGGCGAATTGAACCTGCCTGCTGGCACCGATGGGCTTGTCATTCTGTCCGTCAACGAAGTGTCCGAAGCCTGGGAAAAGGGCCTGCGCGCGGGGGATGTCATCACCGAAGCAGGTCAGCAGAAGGTGGCGACCATCAGCGAATTGGAAACCCGCATCTCCGAGGCCAAAGAGGCTGGGCGCAAGTCGCTCCTGCTTTTGGTGCGCCGCAATGGCGACCCGCGGTTTGTCGCTTTGAACTTGCTGAAGTAG
- a CDS encoding protease modulator HflC: MNKTTFLLPVLVLVVVGMMSSIFIVTETEKALVLRFGRVVAVKEDPGLAFKVPVIDEVVSYDDRILSLEVGPLEITPLDDRRLVVDAFARYRIVDVKQFRQAVGASGINGGETRLDKIMRAATREVLGSVSSNDILSSDRAALMLRIRNGAINQAEGFGLEVVDVRLKRTDLPQANLEATFARMRAEREREAADEIARGDEAAQRVRALADRTEVELVSDAEREAEVIRGEADAERNAIFAEAYGRDPEFFEFYRSLNAYEGALKGSNSSLVLSPDSEFFNYLKSSRGAAAAQ, translated from the coding sequence ATGAATAAGACAACTTTCCTTCTGCCAGTTCTGGTGCTTGTCGTTGTTGGTATGATGTCTTCGATCTTTATCGTGACAGAAACTGAAAAGGCGCTTGTTCTGCGCTTTGGTCGTGTGGTTGCCGTCAAGGAAGACCCAGGTCTTGCCTTTAAGGTGCCAGTCATCGACGAGGTGGTGAGCTATGACGACCGTATCCTCAGCCTTGAGGTCGGTCCGCTGGAAATCACCCCGCTGGATGATCGTCGTCTGGTGGTGGATGCCTTTGCACGCTACCGGATTGTCGACGTCAAACAGTTCCGCCAAGCGGTAGGCGCCAGCGGTATTAACGGTGGTGAAACCCGTCTGGACAAGATCATGCGGGCCGCAACCCGTGAGGTTCTGGGTTCTGTCAGCTCCAATGATATCCTGTCGTCAGATCGGGCGGCTTTGATGCTGCGGATCCGCAACGGGGCGATCAACCAGGCTGAGGGCTTTGGCCTTGAGGTTGTTGACGTGCGTCTGAAGCGCACCGACTTGCCGCAGGCCAACCTGGAAGCCACCTTTGCCCGGATGCGTGCAGAACGTGAACGCGAAGCCGCGGATGAGATCGCCCGTGGTGACGAGGCGGCGCAGCGGGTGCGTGCATTGGCAGACCGGACTGAGGTAGAGCTGGTCTCTGACGCAGAACGTGAAGCCGAGGTGATCCGCGGTGAAGCCGATGCGGAACGTAACGCCATCTTTGCCGAGGCCTATGGTCGCGACCCGGAATTCTTTGAATTCTACCGCAGCCTGAACGCCTATGAGGGCGCTTTGAAGGGCAGCAACTCATCGCTGGTGCTGTCACCGGACTCTGAGTTTTTCAACTATCTGAAGTCTTCGCGCGGTGCGGCTGCAGCGCAGTAA
- the hflK gene encoding FtsH protease activity modulator HflK, which produces MAGNSGGPWGGGGSSGGGGNQGGNNGGGNNGGGGGGRRPEDPQIPEIDELVKKGQEQLRVLMGGRGGNGQGGGTGGGQGGGGSPLFTKGTVAIAAVVGAVLWGMNSFYSVKTEEQSVELFLGEYWKTGLPGLNFAPWPFVTYEVIPVRVEQTENIGAGSRGSDAGLMLTGDENIIDVDFQVVWNINDPALYLFNLRDPQATIQAVSESAMREIIAQSELAPILNRDRGAITARLEQLVQSTLDSYDSGVNVVRVNFDGADPPEPVKDAFRDVQSAGQERDRLEKQADAYANRKLAAARGQSAQTLEEAEGYRAQVVNEAQGEASRFIAVLTEYQKAPEVTRKRLYLETMETVLGNVDKVILDQSTGEGGQGVVPYLPLNEVRRSGGSN; this is translated from the coding sequence ATGGCGGGCAATAGCGGTGGCCCCTGGGGGGGCGGAGGCTCTTCTGGCGGCGGTGGCAACCAGGGTGGCAATAATGGCGGTGGCAACAACGGCGGTGGCGGCGGTGGCCGACGTCCCGAAGACCCCCAGATCCCTGAAATCGATGAGCTGGTCAAAAAAGGCCAGGAGCAACTGCGCGTCCTGATGGGCGGTCGTGGTGGCAATGGACAGGGCGGCGGCACTGGTGGCGGCCAGGGCGGCGGCGGCTCGCCGCTGTTCACCAAAGGCACCGTGGCAATTGCTGCGGTTGTTGGTGCTGTGCTTTGGGGTATGAACAGCTTTTATTCGGTCAAAACCGAAGAGCAATCTGTTGAGCTATTCTTGGGTGAGTATTGGAAAACCGGCTTGCCGGGTCTGAACTTTGCCCCCTGGCCGTTTGTCACCTACGAGGTGATCCCGGTACGGGTTGAGCAAACCGAAAACATCGGGGCAGGCTCGCGCGGCAGCGACGCTGGGTTGATGCTGACCGGCGATGAAAACATCATCGATGTGGATTTCCAGGTGGTCTGGAATATCAACGACCCGGCCCTGTATCTGTTCAACCTGCGCGACCCACAGGCGACCATTCAGGCGGTGTCTGAATCGGCGATGCGGGAAATCATAGCGCAATCCGAACTGGCCCCAATCCTGAACCGGGATCGTGGTGCTATTACCGCCCGTCTGGAACAGCTGGTCCAGTCGACACTCGACAGCTATGACAGCGGTGTGAATGTCGTCCGGGTGAACTTTGACGGTGCCGATCCGCCAGAGCCTGTAAAAGACGCTTTCCGCGACGTGCAGTCGGCCGGTCAGGAACGTGACCGGTTGGAAAAACAAGCGGATGCCTACGCCAACCGTAAACTGGCGGCAGCCCGTGGTCAGTCGGCCCAGACGCTGGAAGAAGCCGAAGGCTATCGCGCCCAGGTGGTCAACGAGGCCCAGGGTGAAGCCAGCCGTTTCATCGCAGTTCTGACCGAGTACCAAAAGGCGCCAGAAGTCACGCGTAAGCGGCTCTATCTGGAAACCATGGAAACGGTTCTGGGCAATGTGGACAAGGTCATTCTCGACCAATCCACTGGCGAAGGTGGCCAGGGTGTTGTGCCCTATCTGCCGCTCAATGAAGTGCGCCGTTCGGGAGGGAGCAACTGA
- the gor gene encoding glutathione-disulfide reductase, whose translation MSFDYDLFVIGGGSGGVRAARVAAQEGAKVALAEEDRYGGTCVIRGCVPKKLMVFASEYSAMVGDAQAYGWDIKGGAFDWDSFKAKLHAELDRLEGIYRGILKNNSVTNYDSRATLVDAHTVALADGTQKTAKHILIATGGWPTVPEFPGSDLAITSNEMFHLEKLPEAILIVGGGYIASEFAGIMNGLGVKTTQFYRGTQILRGFDEEARNVVAAGMIESGIDLQLETNVVSMVKDGDKIRVTDTKGNETLFDQVMYATGRHPNADNLGLEALGIARGKKGEILVDEYSQTGVPSVYAIGDVTDRANLTPVAIREGMAFVETVFKGNPTSPDHELIPTAIFTQPEMGTVGLSEEEAAAQEPIEVYSASFKPMQQSFAGRAQKVLMKLIVSKANRKVLGCHIVAPGAGEMIQLAGIAIKMGATKEDFDRTVAVHPTMSEELVTMKQPSRTT comes from the coding sequence ATGAGCTTTGACTACGATCTTTTTGTTATTGGCGGTGGCTCTGGCGGGGTGCGCGCCGCGCGTGTGGCCGCACAGGAAGGCGCCAAGGTCGCCCTGGCCGAAGAAGACCGCTATGGCGGCACCTGTGTCATTCGCGGCTGTGTGCCCAAAAAGCTGATGGTTTTTGCCTCTGAGTATTCTGCCATGGTGGGGGATGCGCAGGCCTATGGCTGGGATATCAAGGGCGGCGCCTTTGATTGGGACAGCTTCAAGGCCAAGCTGCACGCCGAACTGGACCGGCTGGAAGGCATCTACCGTGGCATCCTGAAAAACAACTCAGTCACCAATTACGACAGCCGCGCCACCCTGGTTGACGCCCATACGGTGGCGCTGGCGGATGGCACGCAAAAGACCGCAAAACATATCCTGATCGCCACAGGTGGCTGGCCTACGGTGCCGGAATTCCCCGGCTCGGATCTGGCGATCACCTCGAACGAGATGTTCCATCTGGAAAAACTTCCAGAGGCGATCCTGATCGTGGGCGGTGGCTATATCGCATCCGAGTTTGCCGGCATTATGAATGGGCTTGGGGTAAAGACCACGCAATTCTATCGCGGCACCCAGATCCTGCGCGGCTTTGACGAAGAGGCCCGCAACGTGGTCGCCGCAGGCATGATCGAAAGCGGCATTGATTTGCAGCTGGAAACCAATGTGGTGTCCATGGTCAAGGATGGCGACAAGATCCGGGTCACCGATACCAAGGGCAATGAGACCCTGTTTGATCAGGTGATGTATGCCACTGGACGTCACCCCAATGCCGACAATCTGGGGCTTGAAGCGCTGGGCATTGCACGGGGCAAAAAGGGTGAAATCCTGGTCGATGAATACAGCCAGACGGGTGTGCCGTCGGTCTATGCCATTGGCGATGTCACCGACCGCGCCAATTTGACACCAGTTGCGATCCGCGAAGGTATGGCCTTTGTCGAGACAGTGTTCAAAGGCAACCCCACCAGCCCCGATCACGAGCTGATCCCGACGGCGATCTTTACCCAGCCGGAAATGGGCACTGTGGGTCTGTCTGAGGAAGAGGCGGCGGCGCAGGAACCAATCGAGGTCTATTCCGCCAGCTTTAAGCCGATGCAGCAAAGCTTTGCCGGGCGGGCGCAGAAAGTGCTGATGAAATTGATCGTCAGCAAGGCAAACCGCAAGGTTCTGGGCTGTCACATCGTGGCGCCGGGGGCTGGCGAGATGATCCAATTGGCCGGTATTGCGATAAAAATGGGGGCAACCAAGGAAGATTTCGATCGGACGGTTGCGGTTCACCCCACCATGTCGGAAGAATTGGTCACAATGAAACAACCAAGCCGGACAACTTGA
- the rpiA gene encoding ribose-5-phosphate isomerase RpiA, with amino-acid sequence MTGELSPIDKAKFVAAKRAAGLVEDGMRVGLGTGSTAAWLVRCLGEMVREEGLKFTAVPTSTRTAELAREVGIPVTSLDEAKWLDLTIDGADEFDRDLNLIKGGGGALLQEKIVATASDQMVVIADAGKEVENLGAFPLPVEVIPFGWQTSQALIEETLVSMDVLGRSASLRMNGDRAFMTDEGNHILDLHLHRIGNARQLALVINQIPGVVENGLFIDICDTVIIGYGDGNVEVRDINEGTVEREKLDFVETDNLFSDLSD; translated from the coding sequence ATGACCGGAGAATTGTCCCCTATCGACAAGGCAAAATTCGTCGCGGCCAAACGCGCGGCGGGCTTGGTTGAGGATGGTATGCGGGTTGGGTTGGGCACGGGCTCTACCGCGGCCTGGCTGGTGCGCTGCCTTGGGGAAATGGTGCGCGAAGAGGGGTTGAAGTTCACCGCTGTGCCCACCTCGACCCGCACCGCAGAGCTGGCCCGCGAGGTTGGCATCCCTGTGACTTCGCTGGATGAGGCCAAATGGCTGGATCTGACCATTGACGGCGCTGATGAGTTCGACCGCGATCTCAACCTGATCAAGGGCGGCGGTGGCGCCTTGTTGCAGGAAAAGATCGTCGCCACCGCCTCTGATCAAATGGTGGTGATCGCTGATGCAGGCAAAGAGGTCGAAAACCTCGGGGCCTTTCCCCTGCCGGTAGAGGTCATTCCCTTTGGTTGGCAGACGAGCCAGGCTTTGATCGAGGAAACCCTTGTTTCCATGGATGTTTTGGGGCGGTCTGCCAGCCTGCGGATGAATGGGGATCGGGCCTTTATGACCGATGAGGGCAACCATATCCTGGACCTTCATCTGCACCGGATTGGCAACGCACGGCAGCTGGCGCTGGTGATCAACCAGATCCCGGGCGTGGTTGAAAACGGCTTGTTCATTGATATCTGTGACACCGTCATCATCGGCTATGGGGATGGCAATGTGGAAGTGCGAGATATCAACGAAGGCACGGTAGAGCGGGAAAAACTGGATTTTGTCGAAACCGACAATCTGTTTTCCGACCTCTCCGATTAA